CCATCCCACCCTCATTTGGGTCTTCACAACTTTTCCCACCCAGCCTAGATTCTTTCGTGCAGTTTGGTTGAAGGCACCAGAAAGGGGTTGGTCTGGAGAAGGCAGAGAATGGAGGTCCAGTCATCATTAATGGCCCCAGCCCCATATTCTTGCAGCGGGTGGATGGGTGGAGTTTAGGAGGTAGCCGACTGCGCCACCAGAGTTGTCCCAAACTGGTAGGTGAGCTTCTTCTTGACCTTGCGAATTTCGCCTGTCTTGCTGTAGTTGCGTAGCGCCCGAGCCATTTTCTGGTAGGTCATCTTCTTGCGGTTGCCCTTCTGCTGTCCCCAGCGATGCGCCAGGAGCTCCTTGTGCTTTGAGGAGAACTGGAAGATCCCGGCGTCGCGGTGCACCCACCACACACATTCCTTCATGTCGCCGCGCTCAAGGAGCTCCAGCAGGAACTGGTAGAGGCGCAACTTCCGTCGGGAGCCTGCGGAGGGCGACAGACAAACAAAAATCGTGAGCGCAATGCTCTCCATGCCTAAAAACTGGCGTTCAGTGGAGATTAAGAAAATACCCATCATGCCTATTGAGGAtaccggaaggagcgtctccaaccccatcattcagcccggacactgaggtccagctccgagggccttctggcggttccctcactgtgagaagtgaggttatagggaaccaggcagagggccttttgggtagtggcacccgccctgtggaatgccctccaatcagatgtcaaggagatgaatagCTATAGAACccttagaagacatttgaagccagccctgtatagggaatttttttaatgtttatggttttgttatgtttttatatggtatgtaaaggtaaaaaggcgactatgggtttgcagcgctcatctcgctttcaggccgagggagccgcgtttatccacagacagctttccaggtcatgtggccagcaggactaaaccgcttctggcacaacagaacaccatgagggtaaccagagcacacagaaacaccatttactttcccgccgcagcggtacctatttatctacttgcacaggcgtgctttcaaactgctaggttggcaggagctgggacagagcaacaggagctcaacccgttgcggggattcgaaccgccaacagTTTTTCTAAAATTGGCTAACACAAAATGCAATAATTGCTTGTGCTCTGAAATGGAAGCCGCTGAGGAACAATGTTTCATTTGCCCAAGCATACCTTGTAAATTATTTTCAACCCTTCCCCAACCGTTCCCCTTGTGTCTCCTGTGTTATGCattaagcttggggggggggggtagggctgCTGTTTCCCCACCTCTTAACCCACTCCATCCTCTGACAGCCACCAACTGGgacggcaggagctgggacacagcaacaggagctcaccccgtcgcggggattcgaaccgctgaccttctgatcggcaagcccaagaggctcggtggtttagaccacagcgccacccgtgtcccttttttGGTATGGTAAACACAGTGTTGGCTCCAGGGTTTTGGGGGGTGCTCAGACAAGGCACCCTCTATGGGCCCACTTTAGCTGGGAGATTGGAGACTGCAAACGCAAGGACTCTTTTCAGGCGAAACACCAGCCTTCTTGGCAATACCCTATAAgttgtggcttttgggggggcaggggtcaACGCACAATCCCTGGGCAGCAGCACCCGCTCAACTTCACTCAACATACATGTTGAGgttttttcactgtgtgagtacgtgcatctggtcacatagcaattaagagctggcaacatgcccagaagagtGTTTCAGCAAACTCCAGGCTGGATAATTTGCCTAGTGATAGAGCCTTAGCAACAGCTTGGTGATTGGTGCAGTAACCCTATTAGACTAAGGGtgaatttgtggggttttgtgaAGAGTTGGTGGTGTGTTCCTGATGTGGTTATTGTTttgtagagagatagagagaagtactgatctatgtactgtttgttgttttgttcttgtaaataaagctgtaAATAGTTACACAATACTAGTTGCAGTGAGTTCCTGTGTTCTTGCAACTTGCCTTCATTTTGCAACCAAGAAGTTTCCTCTGTGCCTGCGCTACTCTGCTGAGTTCAACTGGTATAGTTGGCATTTACGCCAGGTTCAGCCTTGCCGGTCTTTAACAATACAGTGAGTAtttctgcatgtgtgtgcagaAACATACACACAAGGTGCATGGTGTTGCTGGGTGCTAAAAGCATGGGATGGAGGCACCCACCTGAATCAAAACCAGGCGAGAGATTCTCATCCAAGTCGCTGTCCGAGGACACCTCCAGGTTCCGACTCTCCCCGTGGAATTCCTCTTCTTCCGACGAGGGGCTAGgcacttccctgggaagagggtacTGCTCGTAGGGGAGGTAGATCTGTAGATGTCCATGGGATGGaggggtaaaaaacaacaacataccagtCGTTAGCCAAAGAGGAATGTCCTTGCCCAGGAAGTGAGgaccaaactacatgttacacagGAAGGCCAGGGTGGGATTCCCCTActgttctcattcattcattcattcatttaatatcTATAGccgtgtttcccaacctttggtctccagctgttctcggactacaattcccatcatccctggccactagtcttgctagctagggatgatgggagttgtagtccaaaaacagcaggggacccaaggttgggaaaccctggaagtacccttcacccaaagaccacagagtggtttacaatataaaaacacaaaaatacacaacacagtaacAATCAAAAatacctccctcccccacctgagCCTTTGGGTGATacaggaggggaagaaaaaggggttgtttttttcttccccaTACAAGACTCCTGATCTAGGCCGGCCGGAGCCCTGACTGAGTCCTCTCATTAGGGACCAGGAACATTTTGTTGAGTGTTAGGACCAAAAATGACACATTAGGCAGGAAAACCGTGATAGGATCTTCTTGGTGCTTCGTTTACTTTTTGACAAacagtagcggggggggggggggggagagcgggaATGGGAGATAGGGTGATTAAGGAGGATAACGCTATCAGTTGctgctagccacgatggctaggCTCTGTCTCGacagagatgcttctgaataccagttcctggtaTTCTCAGGAGGGCTGGATGTTTATTGAACTTGGGTCCTGCATCTCAGTTTACCGCAAGCATCTGAcaggccactgggagaacaggatactagactaTAACTATTGGCCTGATCTAGAATGTTCTTCTTGACTGTTCTGATGAGAGGGCCTACCAATTTGATCAGAGCGCTGGTGCCTGGGGGGAGAGAGTAGTTAATCTTTTCCCTCAGATGCAATTTTCCTCTTATCAAAACCACCCCCACTCCGTGGCTACAGCTTTGGATTACAGCTACAGAACCCAGATAAGGCCAAACAGATAACCCCCTTTTCTGTTTCAAATTAATCTGGGGCCTTGTCTACACACCAGTACATTTAAAGCGTGCCtatactgctttaaacagcctTTTATAGCACcctcataccactttaacagccatggagaatcctgggaactgttgtttgctaGAGGTGCTGATCTCAATCACAATCTCCAGAAACaagagcaaactacagttcccaggattctccatagCTGTTAAAgcggtatggtaaaggtaaagggacccctgaccattaggtccagtcgtgactgactctggggttgcagcgctcatctcgcgttattggccgagggagccggcgtacatcttccaggtcaggtggccagcatgactaagccgcttctggcgaaccagagcagcacacggaaacggcgtttaccttcccgtttggagcggtacctattttatctacttgcactttgacgtgctttcgaactgctaggttggcaggagctgggaccgagcaacgggagctcaccccatcgctgggCAACAGATCAATATACTGTATCGTCCCAAGCTGGTTTGGAAGTCCATATCGTgctatcggtttcataatttttgatgtGGCAAGGTATTGTGAATcgtggtgtgtgtgcgcgcactatGCAAAAAATCATAATGTGAGGAAAACTGTGAAGCTGGCCAATGCTTCCTCTCGATTTCTACAGCCTCTGTTAACTCCCGTCTGCTTAGCTCTCGCCTGCCTAATGCAGGGGACAGCGAATCGCAAGAGCAGGCGCCATCAAAAAATCACGACACCGGAAAAACCgcgaagccagccagtgcctctacatagctccatccttatttcagacattgtgatatattagtatatcatgatgtttagctggtgatatatcacgatgttgaaaactaGATAATGCCCGGCCCTAGTCTGGGTGTGACCAAGAACTCATTGGCACCCTGtttatgtacgctacaacagCTGCAAAGAAGCTGCTTGCCCAGAGCTGGAAAGGCGATAAGATACCTACTAGGGCGGACCGGCTGATGAAATTACCGGACTGtgcagagatggcaagattaACTGGGGAAATCAGAActcaggaggatcaaaacttcaacagAGAACGGGATAAATATAGATTGCATTTGAAGgaccactgtaaacacttgaactcttcaggttttaaataactcttgcaatgATACATAGACTTTTGATACAACGGAGGGTTGTAAATTAGATGGGCTTATAAGTTGAAAAAGTTACTTAAAGAACCCACGGAGGGGAGGAGGATTCGGAAGAATCTTTGTAAAGATTTAATATTTGCAAGAACATTATCTGCgtgaatgaatttgtaaaatcaaataaaaactttaaaataaaatttaaaaaagaactcaTTGGCACCCAGCAGTACTTTGTCTTACCCACCAAGCTCCATTCCCAGATCTAAGAACCCAGGTCTCCTGGCTTTCCATTCCCCAAACCCGTAGACCCTTCCCAGGTCCTGGCTCTCTCTTGCCCTGCCCCAAATGGACTAGGCGCCGCCTTCACCTGGGTGTTGTAGTCTTCCTTGGGCGCAAGGCACATGTTCTGAGTGGGTACCAATCCCTCCTGGCTGTAGACAGAATCCATGGAGAGCTGCGGGTAAGAACTATGCAGGTAGGAGACTTGGACATTCTGCAGCTGGGCCAGCTGCCCCACCTCATAGCCTTCATAGCCAGGCTCCTGCATCTCCAGCCAGTTCATGCAAGACTCTGAAAAGCAAGGTTATGATGTCAGAGAGGAGACCCAAGAGAACAAGCCAATCAAGTCAGGAGCAGGGAACCTTTCatagcccaggggccacattcctaGGGCTCAGCAAGCTTTCTGGGGCTGCAAGCTAGTGGTGGGCAAATGCCAGCATCAAATGTGGGTAGGGCAATGGGTGTAAAcgttgtacagtaggctggtttacATGGACGCAAGTAAGCACTCCTCtaacccaggcaagcaagagatatTATCAGAGGACCTATTCCAGCCAGGCCTCTGGAATacagtgtccaattctgggcaccacaatttaggaatgatgttgacaagctggaacgtgtgcagaggagggcaactaagacgatcaagggtcaagaagccaagccttatgaggaacggttgaaggagctgggcatgtttagcctgcgAGAAAGGAGACACAATAGCCATCGCCAAATATCTCGAaagctgtcacgtggaagatggagcaagtattgttttctcctgctccggagggcaggactttcctttcatttattttcatttattgaatttatatactgccctatacctggactTTCTTTtccaagggcttcaagttactGTACTAGAAAGGTGATTCCGACGAAACTTCAGGAggaactttcagacagtaagagctgtttggcagcggaacggtctccctcaggaggttgtgggctctccattcttggaggtttttaaagcagacgATGGATggggccatctgccatggatgctttagctaagattcctgcattgctgggggttggactagatgacccttggggtccctttccaactctacagttctatgattttactcAAGGGGTGTGTGAAGCAGGGTGAGTGGGCAGTGCCCCATCTGTTCTAATGGACCAGTCTCTGCCCTTCAAAAGGTTGCCTGGGTAGCTTTCCCTCCTCCTATCTCCCCTTCTCTGCTTTGTGAATCCTGGAGCCCTTCCTCCCAAGATCCACTTGGATCTCTTGGGTATAAGAGCAGGAGGGTTGAGGGTTGTGTTACTCAGCTCAGGCTACGAAGGCTTTTTTCTGTGTGCAAATGCCTGAAGCCATCGATTTTGCATAGGGAGCAGCAGGTACATACAGAACCGGCTGCATGCCCAaaatctctcctctccccattagAGGGCACAGTTTTTGAAACCAATATCCAGACCCTATTTCCAAAGAGTGGACTCAGTTTTCTGAACGTGAATTCTTATCCAATCAAAATGCCATACGGAAGAAAAAGATATTAGAAGGCTTAGAAGAGCCCCAGGGTTTGTAGAATACATCTGGGGCTGTATTACCATGAAGAAATAGGAGATCAGAGAAGGAAAGGCAAGGAGTAGAGGCCAAAGCATTGGGAGAAGACGTACCTTGTCAGGAGAGAATTGCTCTTGTTAGCCGTGATGAATCATTTACTTAAAATACTTATGTCTCACTTTATATAGCCCAAACAGGCTCAGAAAAGCggcattacaaaacaaaacaaaagagtctCGAAATAAAATTGCACTAAAGACAGATGTGACAGCTATACTTCAAGGTTGGCAGGAAGAAAACCCACCAACCATTGCTGAGTTGTCTGAAGATCTTATTCCCCCTTTCTGCAGTTGAATGTATAACTTATCATTGTCAGTCTACATTGGATATCtatttggacacacacacattttcattgCAGGATGGATTATTCTCAACGTGAGCCGATgcagtttcatagaatcacagaacagtagagttggaagggaccccgaggatcatctagtccaaccctctgcaatgcaggaataggcagctgttctTTCTGGGTTATACCAGCAAAAAAAAATAGGGGAGGAGAAGACGGAAATGAGATGGAGCCAGGATTCTGCAGGCAGCATTTCTGTCATCGCAGAAAGCAGCTTCCCGCCGAAATCCTCTTCTGAGGTAAGGGAGTGGGGGCAGAATTAAGAGAatgacagaaggcaaataaaagaGAGATAAACAAGGAGCCAAAGAGCGAAGggtttgaaaaaaaacaaaacaaaaaggaagagTAGCAGATTAAACCCGGATCAGATAAGAGAACGGAAGCCTTAGAAAATGGTGAGAAGGTTGAGCAGAAAATAGTAGCATGTCAAACTGGgagagaatatttatttattattacagctatattccacctttcctccaaggagctcaaggtggctggctcaaagtcacccagcaggCTTCATTGCTGAGTGGAAATTCGAACCCggatctcccaggtccaagtccagCACTCTAGCCGCTACTGTTAAAAAAAAGGACAATCAACCAGTGCCACCGCAGAAGAAAGGGACAAGAAGAATGGAATTCAGCAATCGGCAAGATTTGGGAACGGCAAGTTACTTTTTGCCTtttcctcaaggaccacctccccGCATATGAAGTGACCTGAACCCAGCAATCATGATTGGAGGCCTGTCTTCGTGCGCCTCCTCTGcgagaggtctggaaggtggcaacccgagaacggggccttttccgcattggctccctatttgtgaaatgctctccccaacGAGGCtctcctggcatcttcattacatatctttaggcaccagtggaatacatttctctataaccagaccTTTGACTGATGAAACATTCCACGGTCTTTTAAATGTTATTGTGGTGCGTTGGTGGTTATCGgttcgtttttgtttgtttgtgttcttattttgtacttttatgttgtgatctttggatgaagggcaatctAGACATTTAATTATCATTAATAATATCATATTTCCGGAGCAGGGGCCGGTGGGGTGCAGCGGGGTGGGATGGCGAGCTGTCATTTTTACGTTTTGCAGTAGCTTGAACAGAAAAGGGAAGGTTCGGGGGGGAGGAAGGATTGAACGCGAGCCCCCAGCatgagagaaaaggagagcaagGAAGAACTATTTTCTGGACAAATGAAGCTTAAGATAACGAGAGGGCATCCAGTCAGAAATGGTAGTGAGATTAGAAAAGGAAGGTGTAGAGCTGCAGGCCATCAGCATAAAACAAGTACACTGTGGGCGTATTTGCCCCTTAAGGCGGGCAAGACTAAAGGAAGTCCTAGGGCATGGCCGGGAGGCACAGGATGAGGCCAAATTGCCTGAAGCTAAAGCAAGTCCAAGCCTGGTCAACGCCTGGAGCAGAGACTAAGTTGTGTGTTAACTTTGAATCCCGTAACAGAAGAAAGgcagagtaaataaataaaaaatccagagAAAACCACAGAGACACATTCTGGAGCGGTTTGATCACTTCAGTCCACTCTCTGTTTTTGGAAAAGATCTTGCAAGTTCgctccctgtatgggacagctgcatattcctgcatcgcagggagtCGGACACCCAACGCTCCAGTTCTGCTCTGCCATATATTTATTCCTCTGACTGCAATTATATGCCTCACCTTCCCATCCAAGGAGCTCGAGCCAGGGTAAATAGTTCTCCCTCCCACCTGGCGcaaccccaacaacaaccctgcgaggcagtgactggctcaagggcatccagtgagcagggccgtcttaaccataggcgctaggggtgcggggcacctgggtgctgggctctcagggCCGCCAGGCCAAGACtccagggcccgagagttgagtctggggaagagcccacctGTCGGTCGGAGCGCTGCAGCGGGCTCTTCTGCAGGCGGCTCTGTGCCGCAAGTTTGGGGGCaaccgagccagcgagatgctgaggcggctggccggctccgccctcctgcgcgcctgggaccgagcaaccggggGGGGCGCCGGGGGGATCTTTGAACCccggcgccacatatgcttaagacagccctgccagtGAGCTCCgtgaccgagtggggatttgagctgTGGCCTCCCCAGGCCCTAGTCCTGGCACTCTTCAGAACCCGACGCACCGTCTCACTTATGCAGAGGCCAGGGGTGGGTTGGTGCGTGGAGGGTGTTGCTTGAAAGGCAGAAGGGTTCAGCCAGAacgctgagatccagctccgagggccttctgccagttccctccctgcgagaagttgaggttacagggaaccaggcggggggccttctcggtcgtggtgcccaccttgtggaacgccctctcatcagatgtcgaggagatggcctttagaagacatctgaaggcgcccatgtatggggaagtttttaatgcttaatgttttattatgttttgcatGTGCTGGAAGCGTGGCTGTtgcaacaaataataaaattattattattattattattattattattattattattattattatgcac
The window above is part of the Zootoca vivipara chromosome 13, rZooViv1.1, whole genome shotgun sequence genome. Proteins encoded here:
- the SPIB gene encoding transcription factor Spi-B; the encoded protein is MLDVDYAQFEGSQYGYMFPSGCIYDLDSCKQEPTFPSCLGDPDSSPESCMNWLEMQEPGYEGYEVGQLAQLQNVQVSYLHSSYPQLSMDSVYSQEGLVPTQNMCLAPKEDYNTQIYLPYEQYPLPREVPSPSSEEEEFHGESRNLEVSSDSDLDENLSPGFDSGSRRKLRLYQFLLELLERGDMKECVWWVHRDAGIFQFSSKHKELLAHRWGQQKGNRKKMTYQKMARALRNYSKTGEIRKVKKKLTYQFGTTLVAQSATS